A window of the Oncorhynchus mykiss isolate Arlee chromosome 15, USDA_OmykA_1.1, whole genome shotgun sequence genome harbors these coding sequences:
- the si:ch211-244b2.4 gene encoding protein mono-ADP-ribosyltransferase PARP12 isoform X1 codes for MENESYNYSPMASSSVNDPSQGNSYQENFSCSESNSESSATEEESDSDAAGTRQDQEEPCRYYNSGHCRDGKRCHYLHVCKYALRGNCRYGAKCRLKHLSSSSDSDGGSGRRERRRSLSGGRRGGGGRERRRSSSGGAQRDISGPYKWQLEDGHGWKDIANDHILEGQYSQPNIKGINIYNTPYGKVSIDFKAMRVRGKNNLRVRRLDGQQTEWIWFYSSSKGWTKYGEKDSKGNSGPIQSSEIEKKFQLNRNGSLTFNIGSDIFEIRFRQMRQVSGKRKRKVVRRPKYQPPQSGNLIGRVTSAFQRVKMSPAGQSESPEWQFGGKSGRWHTFEKSADIEDQYQKDFNGSMSLTVNRQAYKLDFSAMKQTNQSTRATRNIRRV; via the exons ATGGAAAACGAAAGCTATAACTATTCTCCCATGGCGTCCAGCAGCGTAAATG acCCTAGTCAGGGGAACAGCTACCAGGAGAACTTCAGCTGCTCTGAGAGTAACTCTGAGAGCAGTGCTACAGAAGAGGAATCAGACAGTGATGCAGCAGGAACCCGACAG GATCAGGAAGAGCCTTGCCGGTACTACAACAGTGGTCACTGCCGGGATGGGAAAAGGTGCCACTACCTACACGTCTGCAAATACGCACTGAGAGGCAACTGTCGCTATGGAGCCAAGTGTCGCCTCAAGCACCTCAGCTCCTCCTCTGACAGTGATGGAGGTAGtgggaggagggaaaggaggaggtctttatctggagggagaagaggaggcggtgggagagaaaggaggaggtcTTCatctggag GGGCTCAGCGTGACATTAGCGGGCCATACAAATGGCAGTTGGAAGATGGACATGGCTGGAAGGACATAGCCAACGATCACATTTTGGAGGGACAGTACTCCCAACCCAACATTAAGGGCATCAATATCTACAACACCCCTTACGG cAAAGTGAGTATAGATTTCAAGGCGATGAGAGTCCGCGGTAAGAATAATCTGAGAGTGAGGCGTTTGGATGGTCAACAGACAGAGTGGATCTGGTTCTACTCTAGTAGCAAAGGCTGGACCAAGTATGGAGAAAAG GATTCCAAGGGAAACTCAGGCCCCATCCAGAGTTCTGAGATCGAGAAGAAATTCCAACTCAACCGTAACGGTTCTCTTACGTTCAACATCGGCTCTGATATCTTCGAGATCCGATTCAGAC AAATGAGACAGGTGAGCggcaagaggaagaggaaagtTGTCCGTCGTCCAAAGTACCAACCACCTCAAAGCGGAAATCT AATTGGTCGAGTGACGTCTGCTTTCCAGAGAGTGAAGATGTCTCCAGCGGGCCAGAGTGAATCTCCAGAGTGGCAGTTTGGGGGGAAAAGTGGGCGCTGGCACACTTTCGAAAAGAGTGCTGACATTGAAGATCAGTACCAGAAGGACTTCAATGGATCCATGTCCCTCACTGTCAACAGACAGGCCTACAAGCTGGACTTCTCAG CCATGAAGCAAACCAACCAGTCTACAAGGGCGACGCGCAACATCAGGCGTGTCTAG
- the si:ch211-244b2.4 gene encoding protein mono-ADP-ribosyltransferase PARP12 isoform X2, producing the protein MENESYNYSPMASSSVNDPSQGNSYQENFSCSESNSESSATEEESDSDAAGTRQDQEEPCRYYNSGHCRDGKRCHYLHVCKYALRGNCRYGAKCRLKHLSSSSDSDGGAQRDISGPYKWQLEDGHGWKDIANDHILEGQYSQPNIKGINIYNTPYGKVSIDFKAMRVRGKNNLRVRRLDGQQTEWIWFYSSSKGWTKYGEKDSKGNSGPIQSSEIEKKFQLNRNGSLTFNIGSDIFEIRFRQMRQVSGKRKRKVVRRPKYQPPQSGNLIGRVTSAFQRVKMSPAGQSESPEWQFGGKSGRWHTFEKSADIEDQYQKDFNGSMSLTVNRQAYKLDFSAMKQTNQSTRATRNIRRV; encoded by the exons ATGGAAAACGAAAGCTATAACTATTCTCCCATGGCGTCCAGCAGCGTAAATG acCCTAGTCAGGGGAACAGCTACCAGGAGAACTTCAGCTGCTCTGAGAGTAACTCTGAGAGCAGTGCTACAGAAGAGGAATCAGACAGTGATGCAGCAGGAACCCGACAG GATCAGGAAGAGCCTTGCCGGTACTACAACAGTGGTCACTGCCGGGATGGGAAAAGGTGCCACTACCTACACGTCTGCAAATACGCACTGAGAGGCAACTGTCGCTATGGAGCCAAGTGTCGCCTCAAGCACCTCAGCTCCTCCTCTGACAGTGATGGAG GGGCTCAGCGTGACATTAGCGGGCCATACAAATGGCAGTTGGAAGATGGACATGGCTGGAAGGACATAGCCAACGATCACATTTTGGAGGGACAGTACTCCCAACCCAACATTAAGGGCATCAATATCTACAACACCCCTTACGG cAAAGTGAGTATAGATTTCAAGGCGATGAGAGTCCGCGGTAAGAATAATCTGAGAGTGAGGCGTTTGGATGGTCAACAGACAGAGTGGATCTGGTTCTACTCTAGTAGCAAAGGCTGGACCAAGTATGGAGAAAAG GATTCCAAGGGAAACTCAGGCCCCATCCAGAGTTCTGAGATCGAGAAGAAATTCCAACTCAACCGTAACGGTTCTCTTACGTTCAACATCGGCTCTGATATCTTCGAGATCCGATTCAGAC AAATGAGACAGGTGAGCggcaagaggaagaggaaagtTGTCCGTCGTCCAAAGTACCAACCACCTCAAAGCGGAAATCT AATTGGTCGAGTGACGTCTGCTTTCCAGAGAGTGAAGATGTCTCCAGCGGGCCAGAGTGAATCTCCAGAGTGGCAGTTTGGGGGGAAAAGTGGGCGCTGGCACACTTTCGAAAAGAGTGCTGACATTGAAGATCAGTACCAGAAGGACTTCAATGGATCCATGTCCCTCACTGTCAACAGACAGGCCTACAAGCTGGACTTCTCAG CCATGAAGCAAACCAACCAGTCTACAAGGGCGACGCGCAACATCAGGCGTGTCTAG